One segment of Methylotenera versatilis 79 DNA contains the following:
- a CDS encoding alpha/beta hydrolase, protein MIIKKKNKPQVIQKNSWHGHSNTSKTAIVFVHGFMSNSKSCWTNKNTYWPNLLLSDTRLANEDYSIYIAEYYTEIKSGNYSITDCSKQMFTNLNSSDLIHQANVIGKDNIIFVCHSLGGIIVRHMIDFHKEYFANKKLGLLLMGSPSLGSKFADNPIAKKLRTLYSNTTADQLSLTNTFLVDLDHRFRRIINNPQNFTIVGLEALENHPMLRIKFLPEFMSIVVNPLSSNRYFEAQTIPGTNHSSLVKPDNLSHPSHIWLIQFLLKEFKRINSVSSSTTINSHPPLQKSGEITNVLFDVVNQNSIQYYLYRNIDESISKEQSNRSIWIYGLSGSGKTSSIKNHLLINGLETINLCLSHLKNKFNPEDFYNEILLTAKQVGKYEGNLPTFMPRQALIEFLMSQGLHSEVALYLDEIPFASESKEMKEFVQCISEIINTVKIRTSNSKIRIFFSSIESPEIAMQAYEKCSEQISLIEFEAWNNDDLQNLVNLIFNHLPTLMLSITEQKKLINKALGSPRVIKNFFRDKSHNDQLSFEQLLNSKNNHEYAY, encoded by the coding sequence ATGATTATTAAAAAGAAAAATAAACCACAAGTTATACAAAAAAATAGTTGGCACGGCCATTCTAATACAAGTAAAACTGCGATTGTATTTGTACATGGATTTATGTCAAATTCCAAAAGTTGTTGGACTAACAAGAACACTTACTGGCCAAACTTGCTGCTATCTGACACCCGTTTAGCTAATGAGGACTATAGTATTTATATTGCAGAATATTACACAGAAATTAAATCTGGAAATTACAGCATCACAGACTGTTCGAAGCAGATGTTTACTAACCTCAATTCTTCAGACCTCATTCACCAAGCAAATGTAATAGGAAAAGATAATATTATATTTGTATGCCATAGCCTTGGAGGCATTATAGTTAGGCACATGATTGATTTTCATAAGGAGTATTTTGCAAATAAGAAATTAGGCCTCTTACTTATGGGATCACCATCATTAGGTTCTAAGTTTGCAGATAATCCTATCGCAAAAAAATTAAGAACTCTATATTCAAACACTACCGCTGATCAGCTTTCACTCACAAATACATTTTTAGTTGATTTAGATCATAGATTTAGAAGAATTATTAACAATCCTCAAAACTTTACTATCGTTGGACTAGAAGCTCTTGAGAATCACCCAATGTTAAGAATAAAGTTCTTACCAGAATTTATGTCAATAGTAGTTAATCCATTGTCATCGAATAGATATTTTGAAGCACAGACCATACCTGGAACAAATCACTCATCATTAGTAAAACCAGATAATTTAAGCCATCCAAGCCACATTTGGCTTATACAATTTCTGCTGAAAGAGTTTAAAAGAATTAATTCTGTTAGCTCTTCAACAACAATTAATTCACACCCACCTTTACAGAAAAGTGGAGAAATAACCAATGTTCTTTTTGATGTTGTAAATCAAAACTCAATTCAATATTACTTGTACAGGAATATTGATGAAAGTATAAGTAAAGAACAATCCAACAGAAGTATTTGGATTTATGGTCTTTCAGGTTCGGGAAAAACATCATCAATAAAAAATCATTTGCTTATTAATGGGCTTGAAACAATTAATTTGTGTTTATCTCATCTTAAAAATAAATTTAACCCAGAAGATTTTTATAATGAAATCCTTTTAACAGCAAAACAAGTTGGTAAATATGAGGGTAATCTGCCAACTTTTATGCCCAGGCAAGCATTAATAGAATTTCTAATGTCACAAGGCCTACATAGTGAAGTAGCTCTTTATCTAGACGAAATACCTTTCGCATCAGAATCTAAAGAAATGAAAGAGTTTGTTCAATGTATATCTGAGATTATTAACACAGTCAAAATAAGAACATCAAATTCAAAAATTCGCATATTTTTCTCATCCATCGAGTCCCCTGAAATTGCTATGCAAGCATACGAAAAATGTTCAGAACAAATATCTTTAATTGAATTTGAAGCATGGAATAATGATGATTTACAAAATTTAGTTAATTTAATTTTTAATCATCTTCCTACACTTATGTTATCTATAACTGAGCAAAAAAAATTAATTAATAAAGCTTTAGGATCACCAAGAGTCATTAAAAATTTCTTTCGAGATAAATCCCATAACGATCAATTGTCTTTCGAACAATTACTAAATTCAAAAAATAATCATGAATACGCCTATTAA
- a CDS encoding XRE family transcriptional regulator: MKALNPSRIEFARIRRKWTKAKLATELNVDVRSVQGYEAGEYTPEGDKLQLIADKLRFPLSFFYGDDLAVIAEHTASFRSMSKMSVSLMQSALSSGAIAFLFNEWIASKFTLPAINVPNLHDLSPEDAAASLRRIWGLGEAPIPNMIHLLESKGIKVFSLAIEAHEVDAFSVWHQEQPFVFLNTQKSAERSRFDAAHELGHLVRDSYSMLHGEAAHNPEMEKAANAFAAAFLMPSNSVIAYKPTISEIDYLIKLKAVWGVSLAALVNRMNQLGLLSEWRHRNLCIQIAKLGYRSKEPSPMRHETSKMLAKVFEMLKEENVSRADVARELSLLQEDIDMLTFGLTLTNVSTNNTISITKQIKPTNALKLVK; this comes from the coding sequence ATGAAAGCATTAAATCCATCAAGGATTGAGTTCGCCCGTATCAGACGCAAATGGACTAAAGCAAAATTAGCGACCGAATTAAATGTAGATGTAAGATCAGTGCAGGGATATGAGGCAGGAGAATATACTCCTGAAGGGGATAAACTACAGCTGATAGCTGATAAGTTGAGGTTTCCCTTGTCTTTCTTCTATGGTGATGATTTAGCTGTTATAGCTGAACATACTGCAAGCTTTCGTTCTATGTCCAAAATGTCGGTAAGCTTGATGCAGAGCGCATTGAGTTCTGGAGCCATTGCATTCCTATTTAATGAATGGATAGCTTCTAAATTTACCCTTCCAGCCATCAACGTGCCAAATCTACATGACCTATCTCCTGAGGACGCGGCTGCAAGCTTGAGAAGAATTTGGGGTTTAGGTGAGGCGCCTATTCCTAACATGATTCATTTGCTCGAATCCAAAGGTATAAAGGTATTTTCTTTGGCAATAGAGGCTCATGAAGTTGATGCGTTTAGTGTCTGGCATCAAGAGCAACCATTCGTTTTTTTAAACACACAAAAATCTGCAGAGCGCAGTCGTTTTGATGCAGCACATGAACTTGGACATTTGGTCAGAGATAGTTACAGCATGTTGCATGGAGAGGCAGCACATAACCCAGAAATGGAAAAAGCGGCCAACGCTTTTGCTGCTGCTTTTTTAATGCCTAGCAATAGTGTAATCGCATATAAACCTACAATTTCAGAAATAGATTATCTTATTAAACTAAAGGCGGTATGGGGTGTTTCGCTAGCGGCATTAGTTAATCGAATGAACCAACTTGGACTACTTAGTGAGTGGAGACATCGAAACCTTTGCATTCAAATTGCTAAGCTTGGGTATAGGTCTAAAGAGCCAAGTCCCATGCGGCACGAAACATCAAAAATGCTTGCGAAAGTGTTTGAGATGTTAAAGGAAGAAAATGTATCTAGGGCGGATGTTGCAAGAGAATTGTCGTTACTACAAGAGGATATAGATATGCTCACTTTTGGTTTAACACTTACGAATGTATCGACTAATAATACCATTTCAATTACTAAACAAATTAAACCTACAAATGCATTAAAACTTGTTAAGTAA
- a CDS encoding helix-turn-helix domain-containing protein → MKAKNITSIVFGQVLKEQRLERGLTQDKLAELAKVDRSHISSLERATRSPLIPTLFTLANALGMTASQLIEAVEKRLKSMK, encoded by the coding sequence ATGAAAGCTAAAAATATCACATCAATAGTCTTTGGTCAGGTTCTAAAAGAGCAAAGGTTAGAGCGTGGACTTACTCAAGATAAACTAGCAGAATTAGCAAAAGTAGATCGTAGCCACATTAGTTCTTTAGAACGCGCGACAAGATCACCGCTTATCCCTACATTATTTACACTAGCTAATGCTTTAGGTATGACTGCTAGCCAGCTAATTGAAGCTGTTGAGAAAAGACTCAAATCAATGAAGTAG
- a CDS encoding ADP-ribosylglycohydrolase family protein, with protein MLHNQVISFELLSQRYEGCLIGLAIGDALGTTVEFCPRDSFSELTTIIGGGIFHLKAGQWTDDTSMTLCLAESLIICNGFNAHHQMTNYLRWWKNGHLSSTGRCFDIGNTVRAALSRFEKSGNPYSGSTNILSAGNGSLMRLAPVVLYFYPLLSDVLHYSAESSKTTHAAPEAIECCQLLAFILYQALSGKDKATTLDGRSLLLIQPKVISIACGNYKHKTKNEVKGSSYVIDSLEAALWCFYNSTSYREAVLMAANLGDDADTTAAITGQIAGAFYGVNNIPNHWQNILYQGKEIKDIAIKLLH; from the coding sequence ATGTTACATAATCAAGTAATCAGTTTTGAGTTGTTATCCCAAAGATATGAAGGCTGTTTAATTGGCCTAGCAATCGGAGATGCACTTGGTACAACCGTTGAGTTTTGCCCTCGTGATAGCTTTTCAGAACTTACCACCATTATTGGTGGTGGGATATTCCATCTTAAAGCAGGTCAATGGACTGATGACACGTCAATGACTTTATGTTTAGCTGAAAGCCTAATTATATGTAATGGTTTCAATGCTCACCATCAAATGACCAATTATCTTAGATGGTGGAAAAACGGACACCTTAGTTCTACTGGTAGGTGCTTCGATATCGGTAACACCGTAAGAGCAGCCCTCTCCCGCTTCGAAAAAAGCGGCAACCCATATAGTGGCTCAACTAATATATTATCTGCTGGTAATGGCTCACTAATGCGCCTTGCACCTGTTGTTTTATATTTCTACCCATTGTTATCTGACGTTTTGCATTACTCAGCCGAAAGCTCAAAAACCACGCATGCAGCGCCTGAGGCAATAGAGTGTTGTCAATTATTGGCATTTATACTTTATCAAGCTTTAAGTGGTAAAGATAAGGCAACTACATTAGATGGAAGATCACTTCTCCTAATTCAGCCCAAAGTGATTTCAATAGCATGTGGAAATTATAAGCATAAGACTAAAAATGAGGTTAAAGGATCAAGCTATGTCATTGACTCATTAGAGGCTGCTTTATGGTGTTTTTATAACTCAACATCTTACAGGGAGGCAGTACTAATGGCAGCAAATCTAGGGGATGATGCAGATACTACGGCTGCAATCACAGGACAGATAGCGGGTGCATTTTATGGGGTAAACAATATCCCTAATCATTGGCAGAATATTCTCTATCAAGGAAAGGAAATTAAAGACATAGCAATTAAGCTACTTCATTGA
- a CDS encoding tyrosine-type recombinase/integrase, producing the protein MAKRLTDKKVQNSPPGRYYDGNGLLLRVRNSGSRDFALRITVNGKTSDYGLGGYPITTLSEARDKAYSLRKNIKGGLTIEPKINLESQLIINLANDYLKSHAPAWKGTKSENQWRSSLINYVYPKIGKRLAKDIKTSDVLSILKPIWETKNETANRVRGRIEKILDYATAQGFRSGDNPARWKGHLSTILPKPSLMSSVKHFPAMDYRHIPEFWVKLKSMEGTGAAALKWTILTIARSGETRGATKSELSDSLWIISAERMKAGKEHRVPLVQEAIDLIPSSLIENDNLLFKSPRGGKLSDMSISAVLRRMGYGDITVHGFRSTFRDWAGETTSHPREVIEHALAHQLKNKAEAAYARTDLLEKRRKLMADWASFVTGKNQ; encoded by the coding sequence ATGGCAAAACGATTAACAGACAAAAAGGTACAAAACTCCCCACCAGGACGGTATTACGATGGGAATGGTTTACTCTTGAGAGTAAGAAATTCAGGTTCACGTGATTTTGCTTTAAGAATAACCGTTAACGGTAAAACATCAGATTATGGGCTTGGAGGTTATCCCATAACCACCCTATCAGAAGCTAGAGATAAAGCTTATTCATTGAGAAAAAACATTAAAGGTGGTTTAACTATTGAACCTAAAATTAATTTAGAAAGCCAATTAATAATAAACTTGGCTAATGATTATCTAAAATCTCATGCCCCAGCCTGGAAGGGCACTAAAAGCGAGAATCAGTGGCGTTCCTCTTTAATTAACTATGTATATCCCAAAATTGGTAAAAGGCTCGCGAAAGATATTAAAACTTCTGATGTTTTATCCATCCTAAAACCCATTTGGGAAACCAAAAACGAAACTGCTAATCGAGTTAGGGGGCGTATAGAGAAAATTCTTGACTATGCAACTGCTCAAGGCTTTAGAAGTGGCGATAACCCTGCAAGATGGAAAGGGCATTTGAGTACAATTTTACCAAAACCAAGCTTAATGTCATCGGTGAAACATTTTCCAGCAATGGATTACCGTCATATCCCGGAATTTTGGGTAAAACTTAAAAGCATGGAAGGAACTGGAGCGGCTGCCCTTAAATGGACAATTTTGACTATTGCTCGTTCAGGCGAAACTCGTGGTGCAACTAAATCTGAATTATCAGATAGTCTGTGGATAATTTCCGCTGAAAGAATGAAAGCAGGCAAAGAGCATCGAGTGCCACTTGTTCAAGAAGCCATTGATTTAATACCTAGCTCATTAATAGAAAATGATAATTTGCTATTTAAGTCTCCCAGAGGTGGTAAGTTATCTGATATGAGCATTTCAGCTGTTTTAAGACGTATGGGATATGGAGATATTACTGTACATGGGTTTAGATCAACATTTAGAGATTGGGCCGGAGAAACTACTTCCCATCCAAGAGAGGTGATAGAACATGCCCTTGCCCATCAACTTAAAAATAAAGCGGAAGCAGCTTATGCAAGAACCGACTTATTAGAAAAAAGAAGAAAATTAATGGCGGACTGGGCAAGTTTTGTAACGGGTAAAAATCAATGA
- a CDS encoding glutathione peroxidase, with amino-acid sequence MKRNLGVGLFGLFVLSASLITNAATCSALYNHQYTTLQGEKINLCDYQDKPILVVNTASKCGFTPQFEALEGLYKKYKQQGLLVVGFPSNDFKQELGDNKAIGDFCKLTYAVNFPMTQKSSVSGENANPFYKQLAEKSGVTPKWNFYKYVILPGGKEVFAYESTVLPESDEILGKIKPFLK; translated from the coding sequence ATGAAAAGAAATTTAGGCGTGGGCTTGTTTGGATTGTTTGTTTTGAGTGCTAGCCTGATAACGAATGCTGCGACCTGTTCAGCGCTTTACAATCATCAATACACGACTTTACAAGGCGAGAAAATCAACTTGTGTGATTATCAAGACAAACCAATTTTGGTGGTGAACACGGCGAGTAAGTGTGGCTTTACGCCGCAATTTGAAGCTTTGGAAGGTTTATACAAAAAATATAAGCAACAGGGTTTGTTAGTAGTTGGATTCCCGTCAAATGATTTTAAGCAAGAGCTAGGCGACAATAAAGCGATAGGCGATTTTTGTAAATTGACTTATGCAGTGAACTTTCCGATGACGCAAAAAAGTTCCGTTTCAGGTGAAAATGCCAATCCTTTTTACAAGCAATTGGCTGAAAAGTCTGGTGTCACGCCAAAATGGAATTTCTATAAATATGTGATTTTGCCAGGCGGTAAAGAGGTGTTTGCCTATGAAAGTACTGTCCTGCCAGAATCAGATGAGATTCTTGGCAAAATCAAACCATTTCTAAAATAG
- a CDS encoding pyruvate, water dikinase regulatory protein — MDHRTVFFISDGTGITASALGKLLEHFPRTNFKQVRLPFTDTLEKIELAKEAILHATEEDQARPTVIMSLGNIELRNCLKKANAYFIDLFTTFIDPLGVELDQKPLTGAGIAHSVMGTNYHERMEAINFTLGHDDGMTNSGLDEAQVILIGVSRCGKTPTSIYLAMQFGIKAANYPLIPEDFERGTLPEVLYKHIDKIFGLTIKPERLHSVRSERRPDSFYASLDNCRKEIATAESLMRSNDITWADSTSRSIEELSAIILQKIRKPVKQAA; from the coding sequence ATGGATCACCGTACTGTATTTTTTATTTCTGACGGCACTGGCATTACTGCGAGTGCGTTGGGAAAGTTGCTGGAACATTTTCCACGCACGAATTTTAAGCAAGTACGTTTGCCATTTACAGACACCTTGGAAAAAATTGAGCTTGCTAAGGAGGCGATACTGCATGCGACAGAAGAAGACCAAGCGCGCCCAACAGTTATTATGTCGCTGGGGAATATAGAGTTACGTAATTGCTTAAAAAAAGCAAACGCCTATTTTATTGATCTATTCACAACATTTATTGATCCATTAGGTGTAGAGCTAGATCAAAAACCACTGACTGGTGCGGGCATTGCGCATAGTGTGATGGGCACCAATTATCATGAGCGTATGGAAGCTATTAACTTCACACTTGGCCATGATGACGGCATGACTAATTCTGGCCTTGATGAAGCGCAAGTGATTTTAATCGGCGTATCGCGCTGCGGAAAAACCCCAACCAGTATTTATTTAGCAATGCAATTCGGCATTAAAGCAGCCAATTACCCGTTGATTCCAGAAGATTTTGAGCGTGGCACATTGCCTGAAGTGTTGTATAAACATATCGACAAGATTTTTGGTTTAACCATCAAACCAGAACGCCTACATTCTGTACGTTCTGAACGTAGACCTGATAGTTTTTATGCTTCTTTGGATAATTGCCGTAAAGAAATCGCCACTGCTGAAAGTCTTATGCGCAGCAATGACATTACTTGGGCAGATTCGACCAGCCGTTCAATTGAAGAGTTGTCTGCCATTATTTTGCAAAAAATACGTAAGCCTGTGAAACAAGCGGCTTAA
- the ppsA gene encoding phosphoenolpyruvate synthase, protein MSAAHVVPFEQLRNTDVGSVGGKNASLGEMISQLKAKGVRVPTGFATTAHAFREFLAQDGLDKKINDLLDNLNADDTQALAICGAQIRAWMMDAPFPAALNAAIAENYARLTDNSAAGTTFAVRSSATAEDLPDASFAGQQESFLNIHGLDNINHAIKEVFASLYNDRAISYRVHKGFVHADVALSAGVQQMVRSDIGCAGVMFTIDTESGFKDVAFITSSYGLGETVVQGAVNPDEFYVHKPLLALGKPAIVRRTMGSKLIKMVFSDATQAGKSTNTIDVETADSERYSLSDEDILELATYAMTIENHYGCPMDIEWGKNGLDNKLYILQARPETVKSQELLKNVTETYKLQKHSAKPLVAGRAVTQKVGVGPVRIVLDPSQMHEVQPGDVLVADMTDPNWEPVMKRASALVTNRGGRTCHAAIIARELGIPAIVGSVNATDLLREGEIVTVSCAEGETGFVYHGALDFEVSTQANSALPKPPCKIMMNVGNPDMAFSFAQIPNDGVGLARLEFVINNMVGIHPKAILNVDAMPKSIQTIIKSRARGYASPKQFYIDKVAEGVATIAASFYPKPVIVRTSDFKSNEYKKLVGGDIYEPDEENPMIGFRGAARYMAEDFKECFAMECTAMKKVRDEIGLVNVELMIPFVRTLDEAKAVTEIMAENGLKRGENGLRIIMMCEIPSNALLAEQFLEYFDGFSIGSNDLTQLTLGMDRDSGILADGFDERNDAVKELLKMAINTCNRLGKYVGICGQGPSDHPDFAEWLVAEGIQSVSLNPDTVVATWQRLTKK, encoded by the coding sequence ATGTCAGCAGCTCACGTAGTTCCATTTGAACAGCTCCGCAATACAGATGTAGGCTCAGTTGGTGGTAAAAATGCGTCTTTAGGCGAAATGATTTCACAGCTAAAGGCCAAAGGTGTACGCGTACCGACTGGTTTTGCTACAACCGCTCATGCATTCCGTGAGTTTTTAGCACAAGATGGTCTAGATAAAAAAATCAACGACTTGCTGGATAACCTAAATGCAGATGACACGCAAGCTTTAGCGATTTGCGGTGCGCAAATTCGCGCCTGGATGATGGATGCACCGTTTCCAGCTGCATTAAATGCTGCAATCGCCGAAAATTATGCACGCTTGACTGATAACTCTGCCGCGGGCACCACTTTTGCGGTGCGCTCTTCAGCCACTGCAGAAGATTTACCTGATGCTTCTTTTGCTGGCCAGCAAGAAAGCTTTTTGAATATTCATGGTTTAGATAACATTAACCACGCTATTAAAGAAGTATTTGCTTCTTTATATAACGACCGCGCGATTTCTTACCGCGTGCATAAAGGTTTTGTGCACGCCGATGTGGCTTTGTCTGCAGGCGTACAACAAATGGTGCGCTCTGATATTGGCTGTGCCGGCGTGATGTTTACGATTGATACAGAGTCTGGCTTTAAAGATGTCGCATTCATTACCTCTTCATACGGTTTAGGTGAAACAGTTGTTCAAGGCGCTGTGAATCCAGATGAATTTTACGTGCATAAGCCATTATTAGCGCTTGGCAAGCCAGCGATTGTGCGCCGTACCATGGGTTCTAAACTCATCAAAATGGTATTTTCAGATGCAACGCAAGCAGGCAAAAGCACCAACACAATCGATGTTGAAACAGCAGATTCTGAGCGTTACTCATTAAGTGATGAGGATATTTTAGAACTGGCGACTTATGCCATGACGATTGAAAACCACTACGGCTGTCCGATGGATATTGAGTGGGGTAAAAACGGTTTGGATAACAAACTTTACATCTTACAAGCGCGTCCAGAAACAGTTAAATCGCAAGAACTACTTAAAAACGTAACAGAAACCTACAAACTGCAAAAACATTCAGCTAAACCACTGGTTGCTGGACGTGCGGTGACACAAAAAGTGGGCGTTGGTCCAGTGAGAATCGTGTTAGATCCTTCACAAATGCATGAAGTGCAACCAGGCGATGTATTGGTTGCCGATATGACAGACCCGAATTGGGAACCTGTGATGAAGCGCGCTTCTGCTTTGGTGACTAACCGTGGCGGCCGTACTTGTCATGCTGCGATTATCGCGCGTGAATTAGGTATTCCAGCGATCGTTGGCTCAGTCAACGCGACAGATTTATTGCGCGAAGGTGAAATCGTGACGGTTTCCTGTGCGGAAGGCGAAACTGGTTTTGTCTATCACGGTGCATTAGATTTTGAAGTATCGACACAAGCGAACAGCGCGTTACCTAAACCACCTTGCAAGATCATGATGAACGTCGGCAACCCAGATATGGCGTTCAGTTTTGCGCAAATCCCTAATGATGGCGTTGGTTTGGCGCGCTTAGAATTTGTGATTAACAATATGGTTGGTATTCATCCTAAAGCGATTTTAAATGTCGATGCCATGCCGAAAAGCATTCAAACCATCATTAAAAGCCGTGCGCGTGGTTATGCTTCACCGAAACAATTTTATATCGATAAAGTAGCCGAAGGTGTTGCAACTATTGCCGCTTCTTTCTACCCAAAACCAGTGATTGTGCGTACGTCTGATTTCAAATCAAACGAGTACAAAAAACTAGTCGGTGGTGATATCTATGAGCCAGATGAAGAAAATCCGATGATTGGCTTCCGCGGTGCGGCGCGTTATATGGCAGAAGACTTTAAAGAATGTTTCGCCATGGAATGTACTGCCATGAAAAAAGTACGCGATGAAATCGGCCTAGTTAACGTAGAGTTAATGATTCCTTTTGTGCGCACTTTGGATGAGGCCAAAGCGGTGACTGAAATCATGGCTGAGAATGGCCTTAAACGCGGCGAAAATGGTTTGCGCATTATCATGATGTGCGAAATTCCATCTAACGCATTACTGGCTGAACAATTCTTAGAATATTTCGATGGATTCTCAATCGGCTCTAACGATTTAACGCAATTGACATTGGGCATGGATAGAGATTCTGGCATCTTGGCTGACGGCTTTGATGAGCGTAATGACGCAGTGAAAGAGTTGCTGAAAATGGCAATCAACACTTGTAATCGCTTAGGTAAATACGTGGGCATCTGTGGCCAAGGCCCATCAGACCATCCCGATTTCGCTGAATGGCTGGTTGCTGAAGGCATACAATCTGTTTCATTAAATCCAGATACGGTAGTTGCAACATGGCAACGTCTCACTAAAAAATAG
- a CDS encoding beta-ribofuranosylaminobenzene 5'-phosphate synthase family protein: MNPLNPISPENSEKLQPQEKLYLEKVTVTTTARLHMGFVDLNGSKGRLFGSLGLALNAPITQLTIAKSEKTLIAGKNCNYVVKIVENIKNKLKIDVNFLVDIQQNIPEHAGLGSGTQMALAISAGINALCDLNLTTAQLASLTNRGNRSGVGIGTFEHGGLVLDGGRKIQPESNSQENNSQKNNLQVPPIIARHDFAQDWPILLIMDNDDQGVFGDAELQAFETLKSADFATAQALSHSVLMQALPAIIERDYAQFSEAIHALQLATGNYFSTAQGGHYKSSKVAEVLNYINAQGIICAGQSSWGPTGFAIFESDDAANKILNQLQQQFSKLNQVQFRLVRAKNTGATIQLS, translated from the coding sequence ATGAATCCTCTAAATCCAATATCGCCTGAAAATTCTGAAAAGTTGCAGCCTCAAGAAAAGTTATATCTTGAAAAAGTCACTGTGACGACCACGGCACGTTTGCATATGGGGTTTGTGGATTTGAATGGTAGCAAGGGCCGTCTATTTGGTAGTTTGGGTTTGGCGTTGAATGCACCAATAACGCAGTTAACTATTGCAAAAAGTGAAAAAACGTTAATTGCAGGTAAAAACTGCAATTATGTTGTTAAAATCGTCGAAAATATCAAAAATAAGCTAAAAATAGATGTTAATTTTTTGGTGGATATTCAACAAAATATACCTGAACATGCCGGCTTGGGTTCTGGTACGCAAATGGCTTTAGCGATAAGTGCTGGGATAAATGCTTTATGTGATTTAAATTTAACCACCGCGCAGCTGGCAAGTCTAACTAATCGAGGCAATCGTTCAGGTGTGGGAATCGGTACTTTTGAACACGGTGGATTGGTGTTAGATGGTGGCAGAAAAATACAGCCAGAAAGTAACTCTCAAGAAAATAATTCCCAAAAAAACAATCTACAAGTTCCGCCAATTATTGCACGCCACGACTTTGCGCAAGATTGGCCGATTTTGTTGATCATGGATAACGATGATCAAGGTGTATTTGGCGATGCAGAATTGCAAGCTTTTGAGACATTAAAGTCAGCAGATTTTGCTACTGCGCAGGCGTTAAGTCACAGCGTGTTAATGCAAGCGCTACCTGCAATTATCGAACGCGATTATGCGCAATTCTCTGAAGCGATCCATGCATTGCAACTGGCTACAGGAAACTATTTTTCTACTGCCCAAGGCGGACATTACAAAAGTAGCAAGGTCGCTGAAGTGTTAAATTATATCAATGCGCAAGGTATTATCTGCGCAGGACAAAGCTCTTGGGGGCCGACTGGCTTTGCTATCTTTGAGAGTGACGATGCCGCCAATAAAATATTGAATCAATTACAACAGCAGTTCTCTAAACTTAACCAAGTACAATTTCGACTGGTGCGCGCTAAAAATACGGGCGCGACGATTCAACTTAGTTAA